Genomic window (Indicator indicator isolate 239-I01 chromosome 13, UM_Iind_1.1, whole genome shotgun sequence):
cTTTTCAGCTAGGAGGAAATGCTTATGGCCAAGCTGCAGATCTCTGGGAACAGGGGCCATTTTGTGGCAGAATGTTAAAGGCAATGACACCACTGGCACCAGGTGAATGCATGGGTAACAATGTCCCACTGTGCTTGGAGATGGGTGAGTGTTTGCTACGGCACTTTACAGCACCAAGATGCTGGCCCAAGCAAAATGCATCTGAAATCAGTACATACTCCATCCTTCAATTTTGGTGGACTTTGGGATTGGATTTGGGCTGTAGCAGGGTAATATTTGAGCCCAAAGTGCTGTTTATATTTTGTGTTCAACTTTAAGTTTTCAGCCATCTCTACTCTTCTGGAGAAGAACATCCCCAAAAGCAAGGTGTATCCCCTAGGATGTAGACAGAAGAAGCTagggagctcctctgctgaagGCAGCCCCCCCTGCAAAACTCAGTCTGAATCTGAAACAGTGgacagaggcagagagagaattaaaatataaaccaaGCAGCACTTCAGTGGATTTGTATGATGGGAAAGGGACACTGTAAAAACAACATGCTAAAATTGAATGCAtcagctctctgcctctcctctgatTATTTCAATGCCACATTTGATCTGCAGTTAACATGGCCTTTGAAAATCAAATCATACTCCACTTGGTTCATAGTTTACCCTAAACAATAGCTGGTTCAGGTCTTACAGGCTGAGTAATAACGGGGTGAGACATGAAACACACAAAATCTGCTTCATTTCCATGCTTCCAGCCAAGCAAAGAAATGCTTGCAACAGCAAGAAAATAAGCCCTATTTTAATTTGGTGAGTGGGAAGAGGAATTAGAGAAGTCATTGTTGTTCTATGACTCAAAAGTCAGTAAGCAGAACCTGGTTAGACTGTCACCACACTGGAGGATTAAACTTACATGAGTCCCTAAAAAGCAGCATTGAGAGAGAAAGAGTTCTGCTTTGAAAGTGGTCTAAGactaaaaaaaatacaatccaTGATTCCCCTTTCCAGTTTTGTGAACACAGTTTGTTCATTTAAAGTAAGAGCTGCAGAACAGGCACTCTGCCAAAAAACAATGTGCACTGTCTCATAATTCAGACCCATAGTCAGAAATTTTCACAGCTCTGGAAAAGAGCCCCATCCTGTTCCCACTTAAATCAGTTCTAGTGACTTCACTGGAAGCAGGCTGATGCCCATTCTCTCTTGATATGTGGAAGTAAAAATAGCTGAAAAACGACAGATACAGGTACATCTGTACGCTTGTTCTAGTTCAGTGTTTCACAtagcaacaaacaaaacaaagtcacCCCCTCATTGTGGACCCATTAAGGGCTGATTATTTATAGGGTCTTCATGGAACTTGTGCAGATTTATGAGGGAGTATTGCTATTAAACTtcatctctttttgtttttcaaatgtaGAATAGGTTTTACATGTGCTGTTAATGGATAATACTGATCAAGGCTTGAGTGGCAGTTGCGTAGGGTGACAGGATAGCATGTGAATCCATGTTTGAGCCTATGTGGAATTTTGTTGGCTTTAAACTTGTCTTGGGACCTGCTTGTGAAACAGATCTGGGAGCTCTGTGCATGAATTCCTTATTATTTTAGTGATGAAGTCGTGTATGTATATACGATACCAGTGCAATGTTATCAAACCTGCTGTGCTAAGTACATATCCACAGTCAACTTGCTTTAATGTTTCTTGTCCTCTGATGTTGTCCTTCTTTGTTATTTGTATGGTTCTCTACTTCCTGGCAGTGGCTGGCCGCTGAAACGAAGTGACCGCCCTTCTGCTCAGATCACAGCCTGACAGAACAGCACATCCTCAACTTAGTCACCATTATCATGTACTTAGAAGCATTACAATTCCCATCCCACCGCCAAAATCAcccacaaaagaaaacatcagtTTCCTTGGGTTTTAATTACGTGTTTCTTTATGCTCAGGGGGATAAACAGATATTAAAGTCCTACTTCTGCCGTTTGTGTTTGAATTGTGAGGATAAGAAACATTCTTTCATATTTGGCCTTAGGAGTGGGGAACTGCATTTGTGCATTTTATACCTCTGCATTATAATGCTgacccttttttaaaaatttttatgtatttacttatttttttaaagaatctcATTGGTCTTGTAAGAAACAGTAAAAAGACCCTATGCTTAAGGAAGCAATTTATCTTCTGTTTTACAGACttgcttttaaataaaatattttttgttgtttttctgttgtttttttttttttttttaattttacttccaTGATCTTTTATATGGAAACCTTAGAGTATTGTTAATATAAAAGTCTGCCTAGGCTACCACTTCTCTATAATATGGCTCATGTAGTCCTCAGTGGGCAAGCGTCCTTGCTCTTCGGTCTCTTCCTTGGGAAGTGCTTCATTCGACCGGTGAAGAAGCCTCTCTTCCCGATTCTTTAtcctctgctccatcctctctaCCTGCCGTTTGTACTGGTAGCGCTGCTGGAAGAGGTCCTTTGCATAGTCATAGAGCTGCATGTCCAAGTCATTGAGCTCCTCAATCCTCCGGATGGTGTCATTGTCAAcctccacccctcctgccctggTACTGTTGTACTGCATAAAGGGCCGGATGAATTTCAGATTAAAAGTTCTCTCAAACAGGTACTGAGTCTTTCTCTGGAACTCTGTCAGGCCGAAGAAGGCCATGTCTTTGAGGTTCTTTTTTGCGCTCTCCAGCAGGATCTGTGCTCGCTTGTTCTCTGGGATAAAAGACATGTTGTAGCAGCCCACTAAACTCAAGTCAGCCAACATCCTCACTTGGCGGTTGTTGGCCAAATTATATGGGCAATCCATGAACTCCTGCAGCGTGCAGCCTGACCAATCCGTGCCTTCATAGCACGATGGCAGCTCTTCAGGAGTTGGTGTCCTGCCATCACACATGTGCAAGGAGGTCTTCCAAGTAGCTCCTCGTTGGACGTGACGCCATTCACTGAGGTAACGAGATACGGGATCTCTCAGCAGTGTGATGTAGTAAAATTTTCTacaagaagaggagaaaataaaataaacattctACAAGTAACAAGAAAGATGCTTGGCAAGCTGAGAACTACTGTAGGTATCAAAAAGACAAGAGTTAAATTAACATCACAACATCCATTCCACTGTACTCTtggattattttcttcttggaaCATCTCATGCAAAGTATTTTGCACAACTTTAGATCCATGTTTCGTATTGCCCCCCATTTCAGTTCTGCCAAGTAGCAATACTTTCACCAGGACATGCATTTCCAGCAACAGACTGCAATGTGAGAATAAATCAGCAGGATTCAACCCATCTACCATCTTCAGAGAGCAACTGTGACTTCAAGGACTGCCTGTTCTTTCACACAGCCATGTGCCCTCCAAATCAGCCAGGACTTGCTCTGCAGGAGAGCCCAGCAACTGGTTTGTTTATGAACTGGACTTATCATTTTTCACTTCATGCAGATGCTGACCAGGGTACCTACTGCTTGACTGAtctggctgctgagctgaaatctgggagctgcagtgagTAGCAGGGCAACACCGCAGGAACATAAgtgaaaaata
Coding sequences:
- the HS6ST1 gene encoding heparan-sulfate 6-O-sulfotransferase 1, whose amino-acid sequence is MKRAGRTMVERTSKFLLIVAVSVCFMLILYQYVGPGLSLGSPSGRSYSEELDLFPTPDPHYVKKYYFPVRELERELAFDMKGEDVIVFLHIQKTGGTTFGRHLVQNVRLEVPCDCRPGQKKCTCYRPNRRETWLFSRFSTGWSCGLHADWTELTNCVPGVLDRRESAAAKTPRKFYYITLLRDPVSRYLSEWRHVQRGATWKTSLHMCDGRTPTPEELPSCYEGTDWSGCTLQEFMDCPYNLANNRQVRMLADLSLVGCYNMSFIPENKRAQILLESAKKNLKDMAFFGLTEFQRKTQYLFERTFNLKFIRPFMQYNSTRAGGVEVDNDTIRRIEELNDLDMQLYDYAKDLFQQRYQYKRQVERMEQRIKNREERLLHRSNEALPKEETEEQGRLPTEDYMSHIIEKW